One stretch of Armigeres subalbatus isolate Guangzhou_Male chromosome 2, GZ_Asu_2, whole genome shotgun sequence DNA includes these proteins:
- the LOC134212273 gene encoding TBC1 domain family member 23, with translation MDDNLWLIELESALLDDCTVDDVYAICEGKAIPDALRPDVWQVCLDVRNKMDQLMQFNEIFDLPFQTKLRQDCHSFVEKLGNEEEDRVVVVADLESILTFYCKNRSLVYESNNGWIELLLPLLSLKLLRSDTYNLFESLRDTYIPKGCVKNGNVFHIFRLLLQYHDPELCSILDTKRITPDAYAMCWFQTLFASTCTLQVVLAMWDLYFQQSDPFLVFFLSLIVLINGRDQIITMKSASKEELLNFLVNMPCNIEADDVMDFCSLAQYYSMKTPSSFKRDLLKVLFGAQSNAVEANVVSQALCLPVSVNELVENASSENTNPDAVRFFLVDCRPAEQYNSGHLSTAFHLDSNLMLQEPVAFQTAVQGLLRSQKNAIEANSNAGGEHLCFLGSGRLEEDQYTHMVVASFLQKNTKYVSLLTGGYEAIHEYFGDNMIDCLEDHDPLKCLVCNKEQVPYGKSVNNNNITNTGSLKRPENRGNNNATDASERKPTVDLFSKLSSVMKSKSAEVKGKLIDYISNPNTNAPAPEKHVSRNERNGKRYRNVPPVFSIGEDQDDEDLPVSNDLPSTPQPVSNTDTSDDIVSIQSYLKQPEVIRHFKCQEVHLNGYMYDSYLLVSASHIIVLRELDRKDKARIIVRRPLQSIVKITAKKRHRDLITFKYGYPEEENLVITDMDRFLIPNASEATELISKHIIKQT, from the exons ATGGATGACAATTTATG GTTGATTGAGCTGGAGTCCGCCTTGTTGGATGATTGCACGGTGGACGATGTTTACGCAATCTGTGAGGGGAAAGCCATTCCGGATGCTTTGCGTCCGGATGTGTGGCAAGTTTGCTTGGACGTGAGGAACAAGATGGACCAGCTAATGCAGTTCAATGAGATATTTGATTTGCCCTTCCAAACCAAATTAAGGCAGGAttgtcacagcttcgtggaaaAGCTGGGGAACGAGGAAGAAGATCGGGTGGTGGTTGTAGCCGATTTGGAATCGATTCTGACGTTCTACTGTAAGAATAGAAGTCTGGTTTATGAGTCGAATAACGGGTGGATAGAGCTGCTATTGCCGTTGCTTTCGCTGAAGCTTTTACGGTCTGATACTTACAATCTGTTTGAATCACTTCGGGACACTTACATTCCGAAGGGATGCGTCAAGAATGGAAATGTGTTTCATATATTTCGGTTGCTACTGCAGTATCATGATCCGGAGTTGTGCTCAATTTTGGATACCAAGCGGATCACTCCAGACGCTTACGCGATGTGCTGGTTCCAGACGCTGTTTGCATCGACTTGCACGTTGCAAGTGGTATTAGCCATGTGGGATTTGTACTTCCAACAGTCGGATCCGTTTCTCGTATTCTTTCTTAGTTTAATCGTGCTGATCAATGGACGGGACCAAATAATCACAATGAAGAGCGCCTCCAAAGAAGAACTTCTCAACTTTCTAGTCAATATGCCGTGTAATATCGAGGCAGACGATGTGATGGACTTTTGTTCATTGGCCCAGTACTACTCGATGAAAACCCCATCATCGTTCAAGCGAGACTTGCTGAAGGTTCTGTTTGGCGCTCAGAGTAATGCTGTGGAAGCAAATGTTGTATCACAGGCTCTTTGCTTGCCGGTTTCAGTAAACGAGCTCGTGGAGAATGCTTCCAGTGAAAACACCAATCCGGATGCGGTCAGATTCTTTCTGGTAGATTGTCGTCCGGCTGAGCAGTACAACTCCGGGCATCTCTCGACGGCATTCCATTTGGATAGCAATCTAATGCTTCAAGAACCGGTGGCGTTCCAAACTGCCGTGCAGGGTCTTTTAAGATCGCAGAAAAATGCTATAGAAGCGAATTCCAATGCTGGTGGAGAGCACCTTTGCTTCTTGGGATCTGGCAGACTTGAAGAAGATCAGTACACACACATGGTTGTAGCATCGTTTCTTCAAAAGAACACGAAATATGTTTCTTTGCTGACGGGCGGATACGAAGCGATTCATGAATACTTTGGGGACAACATGATTGATTGCTTGGAAGATCATGATCCGTTAAAATGTCTCGTTTGCAACAAAGAACAAGTCCCATACGGAAAAAGCGTGAATAACAATAATATTACCAACACTGGCAGCTTGAAGAGACCTGAAAATCGTGGAAACAATAATGCTACAGACGCTTCCGAACGCAAACCTACAGTTGACTTATTTAGTAAGCTTTCCTCAGTCATGAAATCGAAGTCAGCTGAAGTGAAAGGCAAACTAATTGATTATATCTCCAACCCGAACACAAATGCTCCGGCTCCCGAAAAGCATGTCTCTCGGAATGAGCGCAATGGAAAGCGCTATCGCAACGTACCACCGGTCTTCAGCATCGGTGAAGATCAGGACGATGAAGACCTACCCGTATCCAACGATCTTCCTTCTACTCCGCAACCTGTGTCCAATACGGATACTTCTGATGACATCGTCTCGATTCAATCCTATCTGAAGCAACCAGAAGTAATCCGTCATTTCAAGTGCCAAGAAGTTCACCTCAACGGGTACATGTACGATAGCTACCTGCTCGTGTCGGCTTCCCATATCATCGTCTTGCGAGAACTCGACCGCAAAGACAAGGCCCGCATCATCGTGCGGCGTCCGTTACAGTCAATCGTCAAAATAACCGCCAAAAAGCGCCATCGAGATTTGATCACCTTCAAGTACGGCTACCCCGAGGAGGAAAATCTGGTTATCACCGATATGGACCGTTTCCTTATACCGAATGCTAGCGAAGCTACCGAGCTCATTTCGAAGCACATCATCAAACAGACGTAG